In the Paenibacillus sp. FSL R7-0337 genome, TCTGAAGGGCAATGTGGCGTTTGCATTTCTCATTTAGCTGACTCTGAGTTAATTCCTCAATCAGAACGCCTTTATTAATGAGGATATACTGCGACACTGTCTGATACAGTTCGTTTAGTATATGGCTGGATATCAATATCGTTGTCCCGCGTTCCTCATTCAGGCGTTTCAGCAAGATCCGCATTTCAGCGATGCCCATCGGGTCTAGCCCGTTAATGGGTTCATCTAGAATAAGCAACTCAGGGTCATGCAGCAAAGCAATCGCAATGCCTAGCCGCTGACGCATTCCGAGCGAAAAGTTACGTACTGCCTTCCTTCCAGTAAGATGATCTCCCAGACCCACCAGCTCAAGCGTTTCCCTAATGACCTGCGGATCGGGTATCCCCCGCTGAAGCCGCTGGACCTCCAGGTTCTGCACAGCAGTCATGTTAGGATACAAAGCAGGCGTCTCAACCATACAGCCGATCCTTTTGCGCTGTTCCTGCAAGGCTTGCTTCCCTGTCTTGCCGAACAAGTGCAGTTCACCGCCCGTAGGAAAGGACAACCCTACAATAAGACGGATCAACGTTGTTTTTCCGGCCCCATTCTGCCCGATGAAGCCGTAGATCTTTCCCCTTTCAATGGTTAGATTAATATTATCCAAGGCCAAAGTATGATTATATTTCTTGGTGAGATTCTTGGTCATAAGGATGATGTCACTCATGTCTGCCTCGCTCCTCATCTACAGTTACGCTGAATTACATAACCTTACTGACTACATTAAGCGGTAACCTTAAAGAAATTCTTAATTCTGCCTGAGCCACTTTTAAAGAATTCATAAAGTTTATGTTCCTGCGGGGCTTTGCACACAACAGGAAGAGCCGCTTGCGCCATGAGCAAACGGTATCTTCAAAATGAGCCTATATCCCTTATCCGATCCGGGGCTAGTCAAGTTTATACAAGCGGTAGCCTATTCCCCAAACCGTTTCTATGTAATGTTTATCCGGACTTACTGCCTTCAGCTTATTGCGTATATTGCTAATATGAACATTCAGCGTGTTGTCTTCACTCATGTACTCTTCATTCCAGATACTCTGAAATAAATTGGATTTAGAATATATTTTCTCTGGATGCCTCATAAGCAGTTCAAGAATACCGTATTCTTTGGCCGTAAGCGCAAGCTCATGACCTGCAACTTCTACAATATGATTCATCTCATTGAGTTGAATATCCTGATAAGTTAAACTTCTGGTGCCTGCAGAATCCTGGTTCATTCGATTACGCCTTAGATTACTTTCTATTCGTGCAAGGGTCTCATCCAGATCAAAAGGTTTGGTGATGTAATCATCCGCCCCAATCCGCAGGAGCTCAATCTTGGTTTGGATCGTATCCTTGGCTGAGATTATGATCACCGGAACTGCAGAATATTCCCGCAATTCATTTAGCAACTGATCGCCGCTCTTGTAGGGCAGCATCAGGTCTAGGAGGACTAGATCATAACAGTCCCTTTGAATGAACTGCAAAGCCTCTAACCCATTGTAAGCTGAAGTAGTCAAATAACCGTGTTCCGTCAAAAACTGGCGAAGCAGACTATTTATCTCTTTCTCATCCTCAACAATAAGTATATGCTCCAATTAACCACATCCTTATCGCTTCCCTAATCATCATCATTCGGCTATTTTGCCGGACTCCCAGACTCTTCCGGGTATATTTTTTTCCTTTTATCCTTTATTTTAACACTCATTCCCGAAAAAACGATAATTAAGATTAGAATTAGATACCTTGCGATCCTCTAAATTCAGCCCTCATCCTTAGCTTCCCATAACCGTCTTGCTCATTTGACCTGCCCTCCAAAACGGCGTACACTTTCAAAAGGTGAGTATGAACTGAGGAATATAAATAATATTTATAGAAGGAGGCTGATTATGCAATCGAAGGATCATCATCATTCCGGGGCCGCCGCGCGCATTACTGCGGCGGAAGAAGCCCCCGGGCCGCGCGTGCTGATCGTGACGGCAGTCGCGGCTGAGCGCGAGGCGGTCCTGCGCGGCCTGCACGGCAGCCGCCGCTTCGACGTCATCGCGGCGGGCGCCGGCACCGCGGCAGCAGCGGCGGGCACCGCCGCCGCCCTGGCAGCCGGCTCGTACGGCTGCGTCGTCAGCGCCGGGATCGGCGGCGGCTTCCCGGGCCGGGCACCCGTAGGCTCGCTGGTCGTCGCCAGCGAGATGCTTGACGCGGCCCTCGGCGCAGAGACGCCGGAGGGCTTCCGCAGCGCTGCCGAGCTGGGCTTCGGCAGCGTGTCCGTGCCTGCACCAGGCGCTGCGGTGCAGGCCCTTGCGGCCGCGCTGGCAGCGGCCGGCCTCACGGTAAGCACGGGGACCGTGCTTACCGTATCGACTGCGACCGGCACCGCCGGGACGGCCGCGGCTCTTGCCGCGCGCCACCCGGAGGCGGCGGCGGAGGCGATGGAAGGCCACGGGGTCGCCGTGGCCGCCCAGGCTTTGGGGATCGCGGCGCTGGAGCTGCGCGCGATCTCGAACCCGGTCGGCCCGCGCGACCGGGCCGCGTGGAAGATCAATGAAGCGCTGGACGCTCTGGCAGCGGCGGCGGCTATTTTACGGGAGGTGCTGTAATGACTCAAGAGCTTCATATTGCTTATTCCCCTTGTCCGAACGATACCTTTGTCTTTCATGCCTGGGCGCATGGCCTTGTGCCTGACGCTCCCCGGCTGGATGTGACTTTTGCCGATATCGATATTACAAACGGGCTTGCCGCAGACGGTGCAGGACCTGAGGTACTCAAAATCTCCTACGCCGCCCTCCCCTGGGTGCTGGATAAGTACAAGCTGCTTCCTTGCGGCGGTGCGCTGGGACGGGGCTGCGGCCCGCTGGTGCTGACCCGCAAAGGCGCAGGCGCCATCAAGCATCCGCGCGAGCTGTCCGGCCGCAGAATTGCTGTACCGAGCGAACGCTCTACGGCATACCTGCTGTTCCGGCTATGGGTAGCGCAGCAGGTACAGGACGGTCCGGCCGAGATCATCGTTATGCCTTTTGATGAGATCATGCCTGCCGTGCAAAAGGGAGAGATCGATGCAGGACTCGTCATCCACGAAGCCCGCTTCACTTACCCGTCCTACAATCTCAATCTGCTGACTGACCTCGGCAGCTGGTGGGAG is a window encoding:
- a CDS encoding 1,4-dihydroxy-6-naphthoate synthase, whose product is MTQELHIAYSPCPNDTFVFHAWAHGLVPDAPRLDVTFADIDITNGLAADGAGPEVLKISYAALPWVLDKYKLLPCGGALGRGCGPLVLTRKGAGAIKHPRELSGRRIAVPSERSTAYLLFRLWVAQQVQDGPAEIIVMPFDEIMPAVQKGEIDAGLVIHEARFTYPSYNLNLLTDLGSWWESETGLPIPLGAIIARRDLDHDAITGWIRSSLQYAWDHPLDCQEYVLSHAQELSPEVAKSHIDLYVNEFTMNLGEDGYAAISALLTRAVAEGLVPAVDPSLLR
- a CDS encoding response regulator transcription factor, whose amino-acid sequence is MEHILIVEDEKEINSLLRQFLTEHGYLTTSAYNGLEALQFIQRDCYDLVLLDLMLPYKSGDQLLNELREYSAVPVIIISAKDTIQTKIELLRIGADDYITKPFDLDETLARIESNLRRNRMNQDSAGTRSLTYQDIQLNEMNHIVEVAGHELALTAKEYGILELLMRHPEKIYSKSNLFQSIWNEEYMSEDNTLNVHISNIRNKLKAVSPDKHYIETVWGIGYRLYKLD
- a CDS encoding ATP-binding cassette domain-containing protein translates to MSDIILMTKNLTKKYNHTLALDNINLTIERGKIYGFIGQNGAGKTTLIRLIVGLSFPTGGELHLFGKTGKQALQEQRKRIGCMVETPALYPNMTAVQNLEVQRLQRGIPDPQVIRETLELVGLGDHLTGRKAVRNFSLGMRQRLGIAIALLHDPELLILDEPINGLDPMGIAEMRILLKRLNEERGTTILISSHILNELYQTVSQYILINKGVLIEELTQSQLNEKCKRHIALQTNHVENALHALESRMNIKDYQVMPDGTIKLYDHLDDMEGISATLMKEGVLITGMTIAGDTLEGYFLERIGGEKHVLSH
- a CDS encoding futalosine hydrolase; amino-acid sequence: MQSKDHHHSGAAARITAAEEAPGPRVLIVTAVAAEREAVLRGLHGSRRFDVIAAGAGTAAAAAGTAAALAAGSYGCVVSAGIGGGFPGRAPVGSLVVASEMLDAALGAETPEGFRSAAELGFGSVSVPAPGAAVQALAAALAAAGLTVSTGTVLTVSTATGTAGTAAALAARHPEAAAEAMEGHGVAVAAQALGIAALELRAISNPVGPRDRAAWKINEALDALAAAAAILREVL